A section of the Festucalex cinctus isolate MCC-2025b chromosome 9, RoL_Fcin_1.0, whole genome shotgun sequence genome encodes:
- the spon2b gene encoding spondin-2b isoform X3, with the protein MMSLFAATKKAFFISSVEGEEISQCGALFEPSHACAVMETHTHTKKQYCKALGRLRICKDFHRGQRLELRCREEGQLGEEMLVFFLGTYEVSKSKAQFPPLCLKPWSNVCNHFCRQPQPLLSTPLLSLFPKPSFIRSHLQNHMSSTSEALLRLRLRLAVVTMLTLGHGVHPMPVPTDVPVCTASEAAQYNLTFSGKWTRDAFPKQYPVYRPPAQWSNLVGVTHSSDYHMWQRNGFASNGVREFTEKGEAWTLMKEVEQAGEQIQSVYGIFSAPAVIGGTGQSSTVVEVFARHSYLSFIVRLVPSPDWFVGTDSVDLCNGDQWKDSVSLELFPYDAGTDSGFTFSSPNFETMPQDKITQITSSFPSHPANSFYYPRLKHLPPIAKVTLTKIRKTNQIIRLPAELTQSNLLPTENDIEDNLISLPDAGGRHVFRSGREGRAMHHRGDSRGHAGDGIFPVAALGLKVGHPLASPRRHCDSQGPQQ; encoded by the exons CATCTGTTGAAGGCGAGGAAATCAGTCAATGTGGAGCATTGTTCGAGCCGTCGCACGCGTGCGCTGTGatggaaacacacacacacacaaaaaagcaatACTGCAAGGCATTGGGGCGGTTGCGCATCTGTAAGGATTTTCACAGGGGTCAAAGGTTGGAGCTACGCTGTAGAGAAGAAGGGCAACTAGGCGAAGAGATGCTCGTTTTCTTTCTGGGTACGTATGAGGTGTCAAAGAGCAAGGCACAGTTTCCACCACTTTGCCTGAAACCATGGAGCAATGTTTGCAA TCACTTTTGCCGGCAGCCACAACCACTGCTCTCCACCCCCCTCCTCTCTCTCTTCCCCAAGCCTTCATTCATCAGGAGCCATCTGCAAAACCA CATGTCCTCCACCAGCGAGGCcctcctccgcctccgcctCCGCCTCGCGGTGGTCACGATGCTGACGCTGGGTCACGGTGTCCATCCGATGCCCGTGCCGACGGACGTCCCCGTGTGTACCGCCTCGGAAGCAGCCCAGTACAACTTGACCTTTAGCGGCAAGTGGACACGAGATGCCTTCCCCAAACAGTATCCTGTCTACCGCCCCCCCGCGCAATGGTCCAACCTTGTCG GCGTGACCCACAGCTCCGACTACCACATGTGGCAGCGTAATGGCTTTGCCAGTAACGGAGTGAGGGAGTTCACAGAAAAAGGCGAAGCTTGGACGCTAATGAAGGAAGTGGAGCAGGCCGGGGAACAGATTCAGAGCGTTTATGGCATCTTCTCAGCTCCTGCTGTCATAGGAGGCACCGGCCAGAGCAGCACTGTGGTTGAGGTCTTTGCCAGACACTCCTAT CTGTCCTTTATCGTGCGCCTCGTTCCGAGCCCCGACTGGTTTGTGGGAACGGATAGCGTGGATCTGTGCAATGGCGATCAGTGGAAAGACAGCGTGTCTCTGGAGCTTTTCCCCTACGATGCTGGGACAGACAGCGGCTTCACGTTCTCCTCGCCCAACTTCGAGACCATGCCTCAAGATAAAATCACCCAG ATAACGTCATCCTTCCCCAGCCACCCAGCCAACTCCTTCTACTACCCCCGTCTGAAGCACCTCCCACCCATTGCCAAAGTAACGCTGACCAAGATAAGGAAGACCAACCAGATCATTAGACTTCCGGCAGAGCTCACCCAGTCCAATCTGCTGCCAACAGAGAATGACATTGAGGACAACCTCATAA GCTTACCTGACGCTGGCGGCCGCCATGTATTTCGATCTGGGCGAGAAGGAAGAGCGATGCATCATCGAGGAGATTCCCGAGGACATGCTGGTGACGG GATATTTCCTGTTGCAGCCTTGGGACTTAAAGTCGGCCACCCACTCGCCTCACCTCGGCGTCACTGTGACAGTCAGGGACCCCAACAATGA
- the spon2b gene encoding spondin-2b isoform X1: MMSLFAATKKAFFISSVEGEEISQCGALFEPSHACAVMETHTHTKKQYCKALGRLRICKDFHRGQRLELRCREEGQLGEEMLVFFLGTYEVSKSKAQFPPLCLKPWSNVCNHFCRQPQPLLSTPLLSLFPKPSFIRSHLQNHLLSRFSRLMIMDASTSMSSTSEALLRLRLRLAVVTMLTLGHGVHPMPVPTDVPVCTASEAAQYNLTFSGKWTRDAFPKQYPVYRPPAQWSNLVGVTHSSDYHMWQRNGFASNGVREFTEKGEAWTLMKEVEQAGEQIQSVYGIFSAPAVIGGTGQSSTVVEVFARHSYLSFIVRLVPSPDWFVGTDSVDLCNGDQWKDSVSLELFPYDAGTDSGFTFSSPNFETMPQDKITQITSSFPSHPANSFYYPRLKHLPPIAKVTLTKIRKTNQIIRLPAELTQSNLLPTENDIEDNLISLPDAGGRHVFRSGREGRAMHHRGDSRGHAGDGIFPVAALGLKVGHPLASPRRHCDSQGPQQ; encoded by the exons CATCTGTTGAAGGCGAGGAAATCAGTCAATGTGGAGCATTGTTCGAGCCGTCGCACGCGTGCGCTGTGatggaaacacacacacacacaaaaaagcaatACTGCAAGGCATTGGGGCGGTTGCGCATCTGTAAGGATTTTCACAGGGGTCAAAGGTTGGAGCTACGCTGTAGAGAAGAAGGGCAACTAGGCGAAGAGATGCTCGTTTTCTTTCTGGGTACGTATGAGGTGTCAAAGAGCAAGGCACAGTTTCCACCACTTTGCCTGAAACCATGGAGCAATGTTTGCAA TCACTTTTGCCGGCAGCCACAACCACTGCTCTCCACCCCCCTCCTCTCTCTCTTCCCCAAGCCTTCATTCATCAGGAGCCATCTGCAAAACCA TCTCCTTTCCCGCTTCTCCCGCCTCATGATCATGGACGCCTCGACAAGCATGTCCTCCACCAGCGAGGCcctcctccgcctccgcctCCGCCTCGCGGTGGTCACGATGCTGACGCTGGGTCACGGTGTCCATCCGATGCCCGTGCCGACGGACGTCCCCGTGTGTACCGCCTCGGAAGCAGCCCAGTACAACTTGACCTTTAGCGGCAAGTGGACACGAGATGCCTTCCCCAAACAGTATCCTGTCTACCGCCCCCCCGCGCAATGGTCCAACCTTGTCG GCGTGACCCACAGCTCCGACTACCACATGTGGCAGCGTAATGGCTTTGCCAGTAACGGAGTGAGGGAGTTCACAGAAAAAGGCGAAGCTTGGACGCTAATGAAGGAAGTGGAGCAGGCCGGGGAACAGATTCAGAGCGTTTATGGCATCTTCTCAGCTCCTGCTGTCATAGGAGGCACCGGCCAGAGCAGCACTGTGGTTGAGGTCTTTGCCAGACACTCCTAT CTGTCCTTTATCGTGCGCCTCGTTCCGAGCCCCGACTGGTTTGTGGGAACGGATAGCGTGGATCTGTGCAATGGCGATCAGTGGAAAGACAGCGTGTCTCTGGAGCTTTTCCCCTACGATGCTGGGACAGACAGCGGCTTCACGTTCTCCTCGCCCAACTTCGAGACCATGCCTCAAGATAAAATCACCCAG ATAACGTCATCCTTCCCCAGCCACCCAGCCAACTCCTTCTACTACCCCCGTCTGAAGCACCTCCCACCCATTGCCAAAGTAACGCTGACCAAGATAAGGAAGACCAACCAGATCATTAGACTTCCGGCAGAGCTCACCCAGTCCAATCTGCTGCCAACAGAGAATGACATTGAGGACAACCTCATAA GCTTACCTGACGCTGGCGGCCGCCATGTATTTCGATCTGGGCGAGAAGGAAGAGCGATGCATCATCGAGGAGATTCCCGAGGACATGCTGGTGACGG GATATTTCCTGTTGCAGCCTTGGGACTTAAAGTCGGCCACCCACTCGCCTCACCTCGGCGTCACTGTGACAGTCAGGGACCCCAACAATGA
- the spon2b gene encoding spondin-2b isoform X2: protein MMSLFAATKKAFFISSVEGEEISQCGALFEPSHACAVMETHTHTKKQYCKALGRLRICKDFHRGQRLELRCREEGQLGEEMLVFFLGTYEVSKSKAQFPPLCLKPWSNVCNHFCRQPQPLLSTPLLSLFPKPSFIRSHLQNHLLSRFSRLMIMDASTSMSSTSEALLRLRLRLAVVTMLTLGHGVHPMPVPTDVPVCTASEAAQYNLTFSGKWTRDAFPKQYPVYRPPAQWSNLVGVTHSSDYHMWQRNGFASNGVREFTEKGEAWTLMKEVEQAGEQIQSVYGIFSAPAVIGGTGQSSTVVEVFARHSYLSFIVRLVPSPDWFVGTDSVDLCNGDQWKDSVSLELFPYDAGTDSGFTFSSPNFETMPQDKITQITSSFPSHPANSFYYPRLKHLPPIAKVTLTKIRKTNQIIRLPAELTQSNLLPTENDIEDNLIKTPLDCEVSAWSPWGLCKGKCGDAGLQHRTRYVLMQHANNGAPCPLLEEERKCVPDNCL, encoded by the exons CATCTGTTGAAGGCGAGGAAATCAGTCAATGTGGAGCATTGTTCGAGCCGTCGCACGCGTGCGCTGTGatggaaacacacacacacacaaaaaagcaatACTGCAAGGCATTGGGGCGGTTGCGCATCTGTAAGGATTTTCACAGGGGTCAAAGGTTGGAGCTACGCTGTAGAGAAGAAGGGCAACTAGGCGAAGAGATGCTCGTTTTCTTTCTGGGTACGTATGAGGTGTCAAAGAGCAAGGCACAGTTTCCACCACTTTGCCTGAAACCATGGAGCAATGTTTGCAA TCACTTTTGCCGGCAGCCACAACCACTGCTCTCCACCCCCCTCCTCTCTCTCTTCCCCAAGCCTTCATTCATCAGGAGCCATCTGCAAAACCA TCTCCTTTCCCGCTTCTCCCGCCTCATGATCATGGACGCCTCGACAAGCATGTCCTCCACCAGCGAGGCcctcctccgcctccgcctCCGCCTCGCGGTGGTCACGATGCTGACGCTGGGTCACGGTGTCCATCCGATGCCCGTGCCGACGGACGTCCCCGTGTGTACCGCCTCGGAAGCAGCCCAGTACAACTTGACCTTTAGCGGCAAGTGGACACGAGATGCCTTCCCCAAACAGTATCCTGTCTACCGCCCCCCCGCGCAATGGTCCAACCTTGTCG GCGTGACCCACAGCTCCGACTACCACATGTGGCAGCGTAATGGCTTTGCCAGTAACGGAGTGAGGGAGTTCACAGAAAAAGGCGAAGCTTGGACGCTAATGAAGGAAGTGGAGCAGGCCGGGGAACAGATTCAGAGCGTTTATGGCATCTTCTCAGCTCCTGCTGTCATAGGAGGCACCGGCCAGAGCAGCACTGTGGTTGAGGTCTTTGCCAGACACTCCTAT CTGTCCTTTATCGTGCGCCTCGTTCCGAGCCCCGACTGGTTTGTGGGAACGGATAGCGTGGATCTGTGCAATGGCGATCAGTGGAAAGACAGCGTGTCTCTGGAGCTTTTCCCCTACGATGCTGGGACAGACAGCGGCTTCACGTTCTCCTCGCCCAACTTCGAGACCATGCCTCAAGATAAAATCACCCAG ATAACGTCATCCTTCCCCAGCCACCCAGCCAACTCCTTCTACTACCCCCGTCTGAAGCACCTCCCACCCATTGCCAAAGTAACGCTGACCAAGATAAGGAAGACCAACCAGATCATTAGACTTCCGGCAGAGCTCACCCAGTCCAATCTGCTGCCAACAGAGAATGACATTGAGGACAACCTCATAA AAACGCCACTGGACTGTGAGGTGTCAGCATGGTCTCCTTGGGGCCTGTGCAAGGGCAAGTGCGGAGATGCAGGCCTGCAACACCGCACACGCTATGTCCTCATGCAGCACGCCAACAATGGAGCACCCTGTCCCCTGCTGGAGGAGGAGCGGAAGTGCGTTCCAGACAACTGCTTATGA